The genomic stretch TCATAGGACTGACAAACTATGTTCCCTTTCAGAAGCACGGGATATTCTGAAGGTTGCTAGACAACAAGCAAAGCAGACTGCTCCCAATATGCCTCAACATCTGGTTTGCCTTGATGTGATTGAAGAAGGCATTGTTCATGGAGGATACAGTGGAGTTCTAAAGgtacctctttttttttttttttttttttgtgctttcTTGCTCTAACCCAACTTTTTCTGAATAATGAGGAGTAAAgcaagttttaatttttctacAGGAAGCTAGAGATTTCAAACAGCTTGTATTGTCAGATACTTCAAGAGGTCTTGTTCACATATTTTTTGCACAAAGGGCAACATCAAAGGTAATCTAGATCTTTATCAACAACCTTTGGTGCATCGTTGGCAGCACAAAACCACATTTAAATCATAAACATTTCTTTTATTAGGGAAAGTTAATGATTATCACTATGgatatatctttaatttttcttgcaAGATGTGCCCGAGTCTTACCATCTTTGCTATCTTCTGTGTTAAGATGTTTACAGTTTTgattctcttggtctttgttCTTCTCCTACTCTCTAGATCAAAGACGTCAAaaacatatatagtatataagttGAAACTTTTTAAGATATTGCTAGACACTTCTATCTATCTGGGTAAGGTTACCAGAATACCAGCTTCTTATCTTAAGAGGTCCCGAGCTTATGAATTTGGGAAATTTCCATCCAGGAATAGTTTATTGAATAAGTACCCTAAGTTCACTTCCCAATCCAGAGAGAAATATTTACTTGCATCAGTTGCATGTTCGCAAGGAGGCACGTCTTGGGATGTAAGATTATTGGGTGTTCTTGAGGATTTTGATTTGTTGTACTGTTTTGTTGTGGTTGCCTGAATtgctttatttaaaaaaaaaatgtttcccCATGTCCACTAGCGCATGAAGAGTTTGTCCCCTTAGGCCATAAATAATTGTGTATGGATTAGTCACTGGTCTAGATTCATTTTTTACTGTTACTTTCATCATGATATGGAATGACTGTAAATCATCCTACTCTGTCTCGTTTGTGATGCTATACCAGTACTTATGTTCCATCTTTTGagggaattttttaaaataatatacacatgCCTTACTACCTTTATTCCTTTCTGAATGTTGCAATAGGTGCCCAATGTCACGGATGTTGGTCTCAAACCAAGGCCAATAAAGAAGGTTGCTGTAATTGGTGGAGGTCTAATGGGTTCTGGCATAGCTACAGCTCTCATTCTGAGCGGCACATATGTTCTTCTCAAGGAAATTAGCTCTGAGTATCTTCATAAAGGGATAAAATCCATAGAAGGTAATTGATGTAATATATAATGTTAAGGATATATCGTAGAAATTGATTATGCCTGCTTGTCTTTtagaatattatttattttgtgtccTTAATGTGGCAGAAAATATCCGTATCCTGGTATCAAGGAAAAAGTTGGGTCAGGATAAAGCAGAAAAAGCACTCTCATTGCTTAAAGGTGTATTGGATTACTCAGAATTTAAGGATGTGGACATGGTTATAGAGGTACTTGGTTGAAcatccatttttattttatattggcAAAGATGTGTTGGGATGACATATGTCTAGTATCttcttataatatttaatttttatacgaGTTGCAAATAGACCTTCACCACTGCTGtgatttccaattttccattatctttttttttgggtctttAATACCCTTTTTTCCCTTGATATACTTGTGGCCTAGCCCAAAGCAATTCTTCTCAACATTTATGTCTTACACATTATGCTGTTGTATCATGTAATTAAGTCACCTCTGGATTGCAGGCTGTGATTGAAAATGTTcctctaaaacaaaaaattttcaGCGATATTGAGAAGGCATGTCCTCCTCATTGTATACTGGCATCTAACACATCTACTATAGACCTTAACATTATTGGTGAGAAGACCAGATCTCGAGATAGGATCATAGGCGCTCATTTTTTCAGGTTTACTtttatcctattttttttttatttgcattatgtgtgtgtgtattatcgttttaataagataataaaatttatttcttatacattattatttattaatgatgTTTCGCCTATCTGCCTTCTATTTCGATTCTTTTATGTTCAGCCCTGCTCATGTGATGCCACTGCTGGAGATTGTACGGACAGAGAAGACTTCAGCTCAAACAATCATTGACCTTATGGCTGTTGggaaagcaataaagaaagtaCCTGTTGTGGTGGGGAATTGTACCGGCTTTGCTGTAAACAGGACCTTCTTCCCATATGCCCAGGGAGCACATTTTCTGGTCCACCTTGGAGTTGATGCTTTCAGGATTGATGCCCAAATTGCAAAATTTGGCCTCCCTATGGGTCCATTCCAGTAATTTTCTTTCCTTCATATACACAGCTGTCATTCTCTTTGTGACTTTGTGTGCGAGCACATTAAATGGAATTCGTATGAGCATTTTCCGAAACAGAAaacatttgtattttaattaatatgtacAAACATGAGTGAAGTGCTAAGTTATTCAAGTGCTTTGCATGCTTATTTTATTGGAATAATGATAAGGAGAGTAATGAGATACAAGAGTACTATTAGTGGACCTGGTTGAATGAACTCCAATGAAATTATCTTTGCAGGCTCCAAGATTTAACAGGATATGGGGTAGCTGTTGCTGTAGGAAAAGAGTTTGGTGCTGCTTTTTCTGACCGTACATTTAAAAGTCCCTTGGTTGATCTCCTCATTAAAAGTGATCGAAATGGTAACATTTCACCTTGTTTCCTGTGTGTTGGTTATTGGGATTACTACCATTTCCACTTTGACACGGGTTTTTGCAGGAAAAAATAATGGAAAAGGATACTACATTTATCAGAAGGGAACTAAACCAAAACCTGATCCTTCTGTGCTTCCAATCATAGAGGAGTCTAGAAGGCTGATAAATATTATGCCTGGTGGGAAGGTATGACTTCCAAGGAAATGCAGTCTaacctttttcattttttttttattgcttcaaaatagATCTTCAATGATTCATGCTCTATTTAGaacttgtatagttgtatacGTGGCTCACATTGAGTCATTGACTAACATCTTAAATTTATGTCCAGCCAATATCTGTGACTGACCAAGAAATTGTTGAGATGGTTCTCTTTCCGGTTGTGAATGAGGCTTGCCGTGTTCTTGATGAAGGGATGGTCGTCCGAGCTTCAGATCTTGATGTTGCATCTGTTCTTGGAATGAGCTTCCCTTCTTACAGGTTAGTCTTCGCATTGTTCTTTAAAATCTGCTCAAATATGTTATCATCCATTGTTAAATTCAAGCAGTCCTATTTGAAAGATTTCTGATATTTACTAATGGAGCCAAAAGCATTGAGAACGCAACCGAGAAGCAGAAACATAGAACTCCGTATATCACAATAATGCTATTTACTACCATAAACTAGATAGACTTTTTTTGTATGTCTCAAGATACTGATAATGTACTGCAAAGATAGGCCATCtcagtgataaaaaaaaagttagaaataTTAGAAATGAAATTGATGGAATCATGGTCGATAAGCAAAGATAAATTTCCATTTGTGCTATCTTGATTTATCTTTCTCAATCCAAGTGTAGTTATTTTGTAAAGAATCTTGATGAATATCATTTGCTTTTGACAGAGGGGGGATTGTCTTCTGGGCAGATATTGTGGGGGCTGGCCACATATATAAAAGCCTCAAGAAGTGGTCTGAATTATATGGCAGCTTCTACAAGCCCTCGAGTTTCTTGGAAGAAAGAGCACTTAAAGGCATTCCATTGGTAAGAATAATTTTCCAGTCTATTCAACCACCAGACAAATGCTCTATTCAATTATTCATTTCAGAATGAATTCACAAAGAAAGTTAGCACAATTTATTTTCTGAAGAATAATTTTGGCAAATACCCATATTGTCATCTGTGAATCTTGACAATTTGGTAAACGGAGATGAATCTGCTGTTTCTTCAAGGTTTTAAGCTCATCATGTACGCTATTTCTCTAAACCGTCAATTTCTTCTAATGCAGAGTGCTCCTGTATCAACCTCTTCAACTTCAAGATCGCGAATGTAACCTACCTGTACGTGTTTCTACCGTATGATCCCCGATAATTCGCGGATATGGCAGAAAAAATACAGACCACTGGAGTGCTTAGCAGCCAAATAAACTTGTGTGTTGAAGAGATGACATAGTATATTTTTGAGTTTAGTAgttgaataattaataatatatgatattttctttaataaacatattttaaagttaattaggGTGGTTACTtcttttatggttttttttttctttttttcagtCACactttatttacatttttttttgggaggcTACATTAGTAGATAACAcatacggagtactatttttcaatctttcaacataatAGGTATTCTCTAACAaaaatcattatattatgaACTATCCAAAATAGAGGTTGGGAGAATTATAGGGCTAAACAATCATTTTGGACTTATATGTTGTTTTTAGGGGTGTGCAGCGGTTCGGTTTTATGGATCGCCCACCCGGAGTTCGGTTTAATATCTTTAAATTCAAATCATgtaaatttgttaaatattcATGTTGGATTTAGCATGTTCGGATATTGGTCGGATTTAAACGGATTTTGATTTTGGTTCggattaggaaaaaaaattaacttaaacTATTAAAAGATTTAATTCAATTAACCAACTTAACCTCAACTTAACcttaagggggcgtttggttcagaCCAAGGTAATTTGAGTCTGGTAATGCTATATTACCTTAGTTGGTTCaagctgatgtggcggtaatgtaATTATCCCATTTTTTAGGTAATTTAAAATTACCTTGAATTATTTCAACTTTGTCGTTATTAActaaatcttatatataataataataaagaagtccAAATTGGCCACTGTTACCAAAtctatatgtgtgtatatttatatatttatttatttatatatttatttattgggaaaaataaacaaataagctaTTGAATTATTTGGGgttagcaattaagccatcgaactcaaataagttccaaaaacaaaaagaaacaattAGCATTTTTAATAGGTTGACTACCGGTATGTGCTGATTAGATTGCatgtattattaattttatttttattttattattattatcctacaTAGACTACACTAAGCATTTGACCCTTTGAAGCCAATATTTAAAGCCCTAAGTGAAGGAGACTATTTTCTTCATCGGTTCTTAACATCTTCGGATTCTTCGCACCTGCAGCCATATGCGATGCAACATTTAAGGCCCTTTGAAgccatataaacaaataaacaatatgCTTTGGACATGCAAGATTTAATGTGAGAATTCATTTCAGTTTAGAACAATGTTAATCACTATGAACAGACAAGACAGAAGGAAAATCATTTGTGTATAAATAGTCATTCCATATTTCAGATGCAATAGAGTCTCGCAACCGAGAAACCTGTTCTAAATGCTCGGTTTGAAATGGAATGTTTAAAACCTGTGTCTCAATAGGCATCTGTTGCCGTTCGGTTTCCAAAGGTGGCATTGGATCTTCCAGTGCCAATCCAGCTTCCTGATTGTAGATTTTAAAGATCTAGTCTTCTGGATTCTCCTCTCCAATGAAGTTGTGTATG from Ipomoea triloba cultivar NCNSP0323 chromosome 12, ASM357664v1 encodes the following:
- the LOC115999262 gene encoding peroxisomal fatty acid beta-oxidation multifunctional protein AIM1; protein product: MAVPTVTMEVGNDAVAVITISNPPVNALAVPIIHGLKEKFTEAARRNDVKAIVLTGSGGRFSGGFDINVFEQVHKHGDISVLPDVSVELVVNLIEDGKKPAVAAIQGLALGGGLELALGCHARISAPKAQLGLPELTLGVIPGFGGTQRLPRLVGLQKGVEMMLTSKPILSEEGKKLGLIDAIVSPTELIKVSRQWALDIAERHKPWMRSLHRTDKLCSLSEARDILKVARQQAKQTAPNMPQHLVCLDVIEEGIVHGGYSGVLKEARDFKQLVLSDTSRGLVHIFFAQRATSKVPNVTDVGLKPRPIKKVAVIGGGLMGSGIATALILSGTYVLLKEISSEYLHKGIKSIEENIRILVSRKKLGQDKAEKALSLLKGVLDYSEFKDVDMVIEAVIENVPLKQKIFSDIEKACPPHCILASNTSTIDLNIIGEKTRSRDRIIGAHFFSPAHVMPLLEIVRTEKTSAQTIIDLMAVGKAIKKVPVVVGNCTGFAVNRTFFPYAQGAHFLVHLGVDAFRIDAQIAKFGLPMGPFQLQDLTGYGVAVAVGKEFGAAFSDRTFKSPLVDLLIKSDRNGKNNGKGYYIYQKGTKPKPDPSVLPIIEESRRLINIMPGGKPISVTDQEIVEMVLFPVVNEACRVLDEGMVVRASDLDVASVLGMSFPSYRGGIVFWADIVGAGHIYKSLKKWSELYGSFYKPSSFLEERALKGIPLSAPVSTSSTSRSRM